A single Leptidea sinapis chromosome 2, ilLepSina1.1, whole genome shotgun sequence DNA region contains:
- the LOC126974528 gene encoding zinc finger protein 93-like, which translates to MQQYNQSDDLKKNNRKHTGDKPHFCNECGKSFDHSSALKVHKRIHTGEKPYSCKVCGKSFNQSGPLKRHNRIHTGEKPYSCNECDKSFYLSGDLEIHNRIHTGEKPYSCKVCGKSFSYSSDLKRHNKIHTGEKPYSCKVCGKSFNQSGALKIHDRIHTGEKPYSCKVCGKSFNQSSNFIKHNSFHTGEKPYSCNDCGKSFTISTDLKIHKRIHTDEKPYFCKVCGESFNQSGALKKHNRIHTGEKPYSCNECGKSFYLSGDLEKHNRIHTGEKPYSCKVCGKCFSYLSDLKRHNKIHTGEKPYSCKVCGKSFNQSGALKIHDRIHTGEKPYSCKVCGKSFNQSSNFIRHNSFHTSEKLYSCNDCGKSFTISNDLKIHKRIHTDEKPYSCKVCGKSFNQSGALKRHKRIHTGEKPYSCNDVVKASIKQVC; encoded by the coding sequence atgcAACAATACAATCAATCTGATGatttgaagaaaaataatagaaaacatACTGGTGACAAGCCACATTTTTGTAAtgaatgtggtaagagcttcgaTCATTCAAGTGCATTGAAGGTACACAAAAGAATTCATAcaggtgaaaagccatattcttgtaaagtatgtggtaagagcttcaatcAATCAGGTCCGTTGAAGAGACACAATAGAATACACACTGGTGAAAAACCATATTCTTGTAATGAATGTGATAAGAGCTTCTATCTATCAGGTGACTTAGAGAtacacaatagaatacatactggtgaaaagccatattcttgtaaagtatgtggtaagagcttcagtTATTCAAGTGATTTGAAGAGACACAATAAAATACACACCGGCGAAAAGCCATATTCGTGTAaagtatgtggtaagagcttcaatcAATCAGGTGCGTTGAAGATACACGATAGAATACACACTGGTGAAAAGCCGTATTCCTGTAAAGTATGTGGTAAAAGCTTCAATCAATcaagtaattttattaaacacaatagttttcatactggtgaaaagccatattcttgtaatgactgtggtaagagcttcactATATCAACTGATTTGAAGATACACAAAAGAATTCACACAGATGAAaagccatatttttgtaaagtaTGTGGTGAGAGCTTCAATCAATCAGGTGCGTTGAAGAAACATAATAGAATACACACTGGTGAAAAACCATATTCTTGTAAtgaatgtggtaagagcttctaTCTATCAGGTGACTTAGAGAaacacaatagaatacatactggtgaaaagccatattcttgtaaagtatgTGGTAAGTGCTTCAGTTATTTAAGTGATTTGAAGAGACACAATAAAATACACACTGgcgaaaagccatattcttgtaaagtatgtggtaagagcttcaatcAATCAGGTGCGTTGAAGATACACGATAGAATACACACAGGTGAAAAGCCGTATTCCTGTAAAGTATGTGGTAAAAGCTTCAATCAATCAAGTAATTTTATTAGACACAATAGTTTTCATACTAGTGAAAAGCTATATTCTTGTAATGactgtggtaagagcttcactATATCAAATGATTTGAAGATACACAAAAGAATTCACACAgatgaaaagccatattcttgtaaagtatgtggtaagagcttcaatcAATCAGGTGCGTTGAAGAGACACAAAAGAATAcacactggtgaaaagccatattcttgcaATGATGTGGTAAAAGCTTCAATCAAGCAAGTGTGTTGA